The following proteins are encoded in a genomic region of Phragmites australis chromosome 9, lpPhrAust1.1, whole genome shotgun sequence:
- the LOC133927927 gene encoding uncharacterized protein LOC133927927, with amino-acid sequence MDCTNQPVPDPEPSPATAAVTLPQEATGDSESDTADLSSVTDWDDNDDAESCSGGYVTSGANGDSDEEDVTMEGDVADIDSKMAVPWWRRTLEDAAEDDGGCAPAVAVEGGAAAGGGHAAESNRLFWEACIAHGY; translated from the coding sequence ATGGACTGCACAAACCAGCCAGTACCCGACCCGGAGCCCTctccggccaccgccgccgtcacctTGCCACAAGAAGCCACCGGTGACTCCGAGTCCGACACCGCCGACCTCTCGTCGGTGACAGACTGGGACGACAACGACGACGCCGAGTCCTGCAGCGGCGGCTATGTCACGAGCGGCGCCAACGGCGACAGTGACGAAGAAGACGTGACCATGGAGGGTGATGTGGCTGACATCGACAGCAAGATGGCCGTCCCCTGGTGGCGCCGAACGCTCGAGGATGCAGCGGAAGATGACGGTGGTTGTGCGCctgcggtggcggtggagggcggggcagcggccggcggcggccatgcagccgagAGCAACAGGCTCTTCTGGGAGGCTTGCATTGCCCATGGCTACTAG
- the LOC133928425 gene encoding CRM-domain containing factor CFM9, mitochondrial-like has product MWALRNLLRAASPSLRRSSGSFAARGEAAVTASDLASAELLAVGAWRRAMSTTKGRSMRSKVEKRMARETGRTQRELRRAVKLRKKLMTEDEKLIYSLRRAKKKVALLLQKLKKYELPELPAPRHDPELLTAEQLQAYKKIGFRNRNYVPVGVRGVFGGVVQNMHMHWKFHETVQVCCDNFPKEKIKEMAAMLTRLSGGTVINIHNTKTIIMFRGRNYRQPKNLIPFNTLTKRKALFKARFEQALESQKLNIKKIETQLRRKGINPEDPVAMASIQRVASTFFRAIDEQQGTPYVFRGDTQPAAGTADIKEPHDHPSEDSDQEELDRFIAEIESAAEKQWEEEEAAEKEESSRMQYWDREEVGERRGFSRSYEHSDAEDRGQGRYRRDNNNKRTSDARRWDDDSEIEASGEEWDSGDDRDNVLGFNKDVDAPDEHTRRFESMRNEKSRYSRRQNFIPMGEVGERRRFSRSYDNPDVEDRGQGRRDSNNKRTSDARCDDSEIEASGEEWDSGDDRDNVLGFSNDIDAPDEHPRCFESTRNEKSRSSRRQNSIPVGFRGSNRIPRNSIAASDSSMFRDSNDDELVTEDELWGSDYKGEETNSRAPKANFSNYHSSSDEDSDVNWKHNDKTGKMKKDTDESWDSD; this is encoded by the exons ATGTGGGCTCTGCGGAACCTTCTCCGTGCAGCCTCGCCGTCGCTCCGTCGCAG CTCCGGGAGCTTCGCCGCGAGGGGTGAGGCGGCGGTCACGGCCTCGGACTTGGCGTCCGCGGAGTTGCTGGCGGTGGGCGCGTGGCGGCGGGCGATGTCGACGACCAAGGGGAGGAGCATGCGGAGCAAGGTGGAGAAGCGGATGGCGAGGGAGACCGGCCGCACGCAGCGGGAACTCCGCCGCGCCGTCAAGCTCAGGAAGAAGCTCATGACcgaggacgagaagctcatCTACAGCCTGCGAAGG GCCAAGAAAAAGGTTGCTTTGCTTCTACAAAAGCTCAAGAAGTATGAGCTACCAGAATTACCAGCTCCTCGTCATGACCCTGAGCTGTTAACAGCTGAGCAACTACAAGCTTACAAGAAGATTGGATTCAGAAATAGAAACTATGTGCCTGTTGGAGTTCGTGGAGTCTTTGGAGGTGTTGTTCAAAAcatgcatatgcattggaaatTCCATGAGACGGTGCAAGTTTGTTGTGACAACTTTCCAAAGGAGAAAATTAAGGAAATGGCAGCAATGTTGACAAGATTGAGTGGTGGAACAGTGATCAACATTCATAATACCAAAACAATTATCATGTTTCGAGGAAGAAACTACCGTCAACCGAAGAACCTCATACCTTTCAACACACTTACCAAAAGGAAG GCTTTATTCAAGGCTAGATTTGAGCAGGCGCTTGAATCACAGAAATTAAACATCAAGAAAATAGAGACACAACTCCGTCGTAAGGGTATCAATCCAGAGGACCCGGTTGCTATGGCCAGCATCCAGCGTGTTGCCTCTACATTCTTCCGAGCCATAGATGAACAGCAAGGTACTCCCTATGTTTTCCGTGGGGATACACAACCTGCTGCCGGAACTGCTGACATAAAAGAACCACACGATCATCCATCTGAAGATAGCGACCAGGAGGAGCTTGACCGCTTCATTGCAGAGATAGAAAGTGCAGCAGAGAAGCaatgggaggaagaagaggcagCAGAGAAAGAAGAATCTTCAAGAATGCAGTATTGGGACAGAGAAGAGGTGGGTGAGCGGAGGGGTTTCAGTAGAAGCTATGAACACTCAGATGCTGAGGATAGAGGACAGGGAAGATATAGGAGAGATAATAACAACAAAAGGACATCAGACGCGAGGAGGTGGGATGATGATAGCGAGATCGAGGCATCAGGTGAAGAATGGGACTCTGGTGACGACAGGGATAATGTTCTGGGCTTTAACAAGGATGTAGATGCTCCTGATGAGCATACTCGACGATTCGAAAGCATGAGGAATGAGAAGAGCAGATACAGTCGCAGGCAGAATTTTATTCCTATGGGAGAGGTGGGTGAGCGGAGGCGTTTCAGTAGAAGCTATGACAACCCAGATGTTGAGGATAGAGGCCAGGGAAGGAGAGATAGCAACAACAAAAGGACATCAGACGCGAGGTGTGATGATAGTGAGATCGAGGCATCAGGTGAAGAATGGGACTCTGGTGACGATAGGGATAATGTTCTGGGCTTCAGTAATGATATAGATGCTCCTGATGAGCATCCTCGATGTTTCGAAAGCACGAGGAATGAAAAGAGCAGATCTAGTCGCAGGCAGAACTCTATCCCTGTGGGATTCAGAGGTTCCAATCGGATTCCACGGAACTCAATTGCTGCTTCTGATAGCAGTATGTTCAGGGACAGTAATGATGATGAGTTAGTCACTGAAGATGAGTTGTGGGGATCGGATTATAAGGGGGAAGAAACAAACTCGAGAGCCCCTAAGGCGAATTTCTCAAATTACCACAGCAGTAGCGATGAGGACAGTGATGTCAACTGGAAACACAATGACAAGACTGGTAAAATGAAGAAAGATACTGATGAAAGTTGGGACAGTGACTGA
- the LOC133928427 gene encoding VIN3-like protein 1 isoform X1 yields MPKTTPVKASKNIELQKQSAPNLTITNGNNSTKEVIKVEYPINDVKCISTWVCKNLACKAVIPSEDSFCKRCSCFICHKFDDNKDPSLWLVCASENDGRNCCGSSCHIECVLQHKRVGCFDLEQIIHLDGSYSCAACGKVSGILGSYWKRQLVIGKDARRVDILCHRIYLSYRLLEGTSRFKELHEIIKDAKAKLESEVGPLDGMSAKMAHGIVSRSSAGIAVQKLCSIAIQRADEWLSSPDLHLQDSLPAACRFRFVDITSSSIVVILKETSSSDTIKGYKLWYWKSIEQPSVEDPVVLPKDERKILVFNLSPCTEYSFRVISFTNAGILGHSESRCRTGTKEVFVKRATQNAVGGGVQTQRRDRSQSFKSTGFNIRNIWKTFQEAWDEEGCFEGFCEDLHEGSCSRSTTDAEQLENSEQDQLSGACRKLRFNTSSVPDLNIEVPMPMDYTTEKDYDSKMGLVRSNYSGGSETCAGCQSAEPPAVESWPVGKIKSTHVDRCEQNGASAICCEKQLSGTTRQLDEDYEHCVKVIRQLECNGHIENDFRKKFLTWYSLRSAGQERRAVSTFVKTLFEEPSSLAEQLVDSFGEIVNCKKPRIGFCNKLWH; encoded by the exons ATGCCCAAAACAACTCCTGTTAAAGCAAGCAAGAACATTGAATTGCAGAAACAATCTGCACCCAACTTAACCATAACAAATGGGAACAATAGTACGAAGGAAGTGATCAAGGTAGAGTATCCTATCAATGATGTGAAATGCATTAGCACTTGGGTCTGCAAAAATTTGGCCTGTAAAGCTGTTATACCATCAGAAGATTccttctgcaagaggtgctcaTGTTTTATTTGCCACAAGTTTGATGACAATAAGGATCCTAGTCTATGGTTGGTTTGTGCATCTGAAAATGATGGCAGAAATTGTTGTGGATCTTCTTGCCATATTGAGTGTGTTCTCCAACACAAGAGGGTAGGATGCTTTGATCTAGAGCAAATTATACATCTAGATGGGAGTTATTCTTGTGCTGCATGTGGAAAGGTTTCTGGAATACTAGG CAGTTATTGGAAAAGGCAATTAGTAATCGGAAAAGATGCTCGCCGAGTAGATATTCTTTGCCACCGCATTTATTTGAGCTATAGGCTACTGGAGGGAACTAGCCGTTTTAAAGAATTGCATGAAATTATCAAAGATGCAAAAGCAAAATTGGAAAGTGAGGTTGGCCCACTTGATGGAATGTCAGCAAAGATGGCACATGGTATCGTAAGCAGGTCGTCTGCTGGTATTGCTGTGCAGAAACTATGCTCTATAGCAATTCAAAGAGCTGACGAGTGGTTGAGTTCTCCCGACCTGCATCTTCAAG ATTCATTACCTGCTGCCTGTAGATTTAGATTTGTAGACATAACATCTTCTTCGATTGTTGTCATTTTAAAAGAAACCTCGTCATCTGACACTATTAAAGGTTATAAGCTATGGTACTGGAAGAGCATAGAGCAGCCAAGCGTGGAAGATCCTGTAGTTCTGCCCaaagatgaaagaaaaatactagTTTTTAACCTTTCCCCATGCACAGAATATTCTTTCAGAGTTATATCATTCACAAATGCTGGGATCCTTGGCCATTCTGAATCTAGATGTCGTACTGGGACCAAGGAGGTATTTGTCAAGCGGGCCACACAGAATGCAGTGGGAGGAGGTGTACAGACACAAAGAAGAGACAGGAGCCAGTCGTTTAAGTCAACTGGATTCAATATCCGAAACATTTGGAAGACCTTTCAGGAAGCTTGGGATGAAGAAGGCTGTTTTGAAGGGTTTTGTGAAGATTTACATGAAGGTTCATGTAGCAGAAGTACCACAGACGCAGAGCAGCTAGAGAACAGTGAACAAGACCAGTTATCAGGTGCCTGTCGCAAACTTCGTTTCAACACATCTTCTGTTCCGGACCTAAACATTGAGGTACCCATGCCCATGGACTACACCACGGAGAAGGATTATGATTCAAAGATGGGACTTGTAAGATCAAATTACAGTGGTGGCTCTGAAACCTGCGCAGGTTGCCAGAGTGCAGAACCGCCTGCTGTTGAATCTTGGCCAGTAGGCAAGATAAAGAGCACTCACGTTGATAGATGTGAGCAGAATGGTGCTTCTGCTATTTGCTGTGAAAAACAGCTTTCCGGAACAACGAGGCAGTTGGATGAGGATTATGAGCATTGTGTAAAGGTAATAAGGCAGTTGGAGTGCAATGGGCACATTGAGAATGATTTCAGGAAGAAGTTCTTGACTTGGTATAGTCTAAGGTCAGCAGGCCAGGAGCGTAGGGCTGTGTCCACATTCGTCAAAACACTATTCGAAGAGCCAAGCAGCCTTGCTGAGCAACTTGTTGATTCGTTCGGGGAAATCGTTAACTGCAAGAAGCCAAGAATTGGATTCTGCAACAAGCTATGGCATTAG
- the LOC133928427 gene encoding VIN3-like protein 1 isoform X2 produces MPKTTPVKASKNIELQKQSAPNLTITNGNNSTKEVIKVEYPINDVKCISTWVCKNLACKAVIPSEDSFCKRCSCFICHKFDDNKDPSLWLVCASENDGRNCCGSSCHIECVLQHKRVGCFDLEQIIHLDGSYSCAACGKVSGILGYWKRQLVIGKDARRVDILCHRIYLSYRLLEGTSRFKELHEIIKDAKAKLESEVGPLDGMSAKMAHGIVSRSSAGIAVQKLCSIAIQRADEWLSSPDLHLQDSLPAACRFRFVDITSSSIVVILKETSSSDTIKGYKLWYWKSIEQPSVEDPVVLPKDERKILVFNLSPCTEYSFRVISFTNAGILGHSESRCRTGTKEVFVKRATQNAVGGGVQTQRRDRSQSFKSTGFNIRNIWKTFQEAWDEEGCFEGFCEDLHEGSCSRSTTDAEQLENSEQDQLSGACRKLRFNTSSVPDLNIEVPMPMDYTTEKDYDSKMGLVRSNYSGGSETCAGCQSAEPPAVESWPVGKIKSTHVDRCEQNGASAICCEKQLSGTTRQLDEDYEHCVKVIRQLECNGHIENDFRKKFLTWYSLRSAGQERRAVSTFVKTLFEEPSSLAEQLVDSFGEIVNCKKPRIGFCNKLWH; encoded by the exons ATGCCCAAAACAACTCCTGTTAAAGCAAGCAAGAACATTGAATTGCAGAAACAATCTGCACCCAACTTAACCATAACAAATGGGAACAATAGTACGAAGGAAGTGATCAAGGTAGAGTATCCTATCAATGATGTGAAATGCATTAGCACTTGGGTCTGCAAAAATTTGGCCTGTAAAGCTGTTATACCATCAGAAGATTccttctgcaagaggtgctcaTGTTTTATTTGCCACAAGTTTGATGACAATAAGGATCCTAGTCTATGGTTGGTTTGTGCATCTGAAAATGATGGCAGAAATTGTTGTGGATCTTCTTGCCATATTGAGTGTGTTCTCCAACACAAGAGGGTAGGATGCTTTGATCTAGAGCAAATTATACATCTAGATGGGAGTTATTCTTGTGCTGCATGTGGAAAGGTTTCTGGAATACTAGG TTATTGGAAAAGGCAATTAGTAATCGGAAAAGATGCTCGCCGAGTAGATATTCTTTGCCACCGCATTTATTTGAGCTATAGGCTACTGGAGGGAACTAGCCGTTTTAAAGAATTGCATGAAATTATCAAAGATGCAAAAGCAAAATTGGAAAGTGAGGTTGGCCCACTTGATGGAATGTCAGCAAAGATGGCACATGGTATCGTAAGCAGGTCGTCTGCTGGTATTGCTGTGCAGAAACTATGCTCTATAGCAATTCAAAGAGCTGACGAGTGGTTGAGTTCTCCCGACCTGCATCTTCAAG ATTCATTACCTGCTGCCTGTAGATTTAGATTTGTAGACATAACATCTTCTTCGATTGTTGTCATTTTAAAAGAAACCTCGTCATCTGACACTATTAAAGGTTATAAGCTATGGTACTGGAAGAGCATAGAGCAGCCAAGCGTGGAAGATCCTGTAGTTCTGCCCaaagatgaaagaaaaatactagTTTTTAACCTTTCCCCATGCACAGAATATTCTTTCAGAGTTATATCATTCACAAATGCTGGGATCCTTGGCCATTCTGAATCTAGATGTCGTACTGGGACCAAGGAGGTATTTGTCAAGCGGGCCACACAGAATGCAGTGGGAGGAGGTGTACAGACACAAAGAAGAGACAGGAGCCAGTCGTTTAAGTCAACTGGATTCAATATCCGAAACATTTGGAAGACCTTTCAGGAAGCTTGGGATGAAGAAGGCTGTTTTGAAGGGTTTTGTGAAGATTTACATGAAGGTTCATGTAGCAGAAGTACCACAGACGCAGAGCAGCTAGAGAACAGTGAACAAGACCAGTTATCAGGTGCCTGTCGCAAACTTCGTTTCAACACATCTTCTGTTCCGGACCTAAACATTGAGGTACCCATGCCCATGGACTACACCACGGAGAAGGATTATGATTCAAAGATGGGACTTGTAAGATCAAATTACAGTGGTGGCTCTGAAACCTGCGCAGGTTGCCAGAGTGCAGAACCGCCTGCTGTTGAATCTTGGCCAGTAGGCAAGATAAAGAGCACTCACGTTGATAGATGTGAGCAGAATGGTGCTTCTGCTATTTGCTGTGAAAAACAGCTTTCCGGAACAACGAGGCAGTTGGATGAGGATTATGAGCATTGTGTAAAGGTAATAAGGCAGTTGGAGTGCAATGGGCACATTGAGAATGATTTCAGGAAGAAGTTCTTGACTTGGTATAGTCTAAGGTCAGCAGGCCAGGAGCGTAGGGCTGTGTCCACATTCGTCAAAACACTATTCGAAGAGCCAAGCAGCCTTGCTGAGCAACTTGTTGATTCGTTCGGGGAAATCGTTAACTGCAAGAAGCCAAGAATTGGATTCTGCAACAAGCTATGGCATTAG
- the LOC133928427 gene encoding pentatricopeptide repeat-containing protein At4g35850, mitochondrial-like isoform X3 gives MGLLLKNSLLLQGRLRHAAASSFTAWRGAATSTEEYNRRNYAENASEYNSVIGSLVAQRRPYLLRDAYDDMILDGVQPVRDTFHTLIVGTMKGSRLQDAFYFRDQMKQMGLQPDVNLYNFLISTCGKCKNSDAAIMLLEEMKAHGVKLKGETYICLLNALAATGRTDQVYAIVSDMSAAGLGLNKFCYAGLITAFKNKTPTTEETMAKILDFVEQSKGWQYIERVSKDSAENIMMNVSEEELYNLPTAEYVNRRGGFVFKQFTVYHVAIHACAELQSKETLEALLDMFNKDNRDGSTYDAFIVMQAMRCYLRCGDIDSAVKMFEEYSSSRSPPAELYVTLAEGAMIGHTPRGMQLAQETIEKMISRNFFLNPRMGTDLLLAAAGERDGGYTIANYVWDLLQSRNITPSLPAVEAYHKGLKEREIPSDDPRLLNVTRVLDNLSLRSGPRRNTRMPFC, from the exons ATGGGCCTCCTCCTCAAGAACTCCCTCCTGCTCCAGG GGCGGTTGCGCCATGCGGCGGCGTCGTCGTTCACGGCGTGGCGTGGCGCGGCGACTTCGACGGAGGAGTACAACCGCCGGAACTACGCCGAAAACGCATCCGAGTACAACAGCGTCATCGGGTCCCTCGTCGCCCAGCGCAG GCCCTACCTTCTGCGTGATGCTTATGATGACATGATACTTGACGGTGTGCAGCCCGTGCGCGACACATTCCACACACTCATAGTTGGTACCATGAAAGGCAGCCGGCTACAAGACGCGTTTTACTTCCGTGATCAGATGAAACAAATGGGCTTGCAGCCTGAT GTTAACCTGTACAACTTCTTGATCTCCACTTGTGGAAAATGCAAGAATTCAGATGCAGCCATCATG CTTTTAGAAGAAATGAAGGCACATGGCGTTAAGTTGAAAGGAGAAACCTACATTTGTCTATTGAATGCACTTGCAGCAACAGGTCGTACTGATCAAGT TTATGCCATAGTTAGTGATATGAGTGCTGCTGGTCTTGGATTAAACAAGTTTTGTTATGCTGGACTGATAACTGCATTCAAGAACAAGACACCAACCACCGAGGAGACTATGGCAAAG ATTCTTGACTTTGTCGAGCAGTCAAAAGGTTGGCAATATATTGAAAGAGTATCGAAGGACAGTGCAGAGAATATAATGATGAATGTGTCAGAGGAAGAGCTATATAACCTACCAACAGCGGAATATGTAAATAGACGAGGAGGATTTGTCTTTAAACAGTTTACAGTTTATCATGTTGCTATCCATGCTTGTGCAGAATTGCAGAGCAAAGAG ACACTTGAAGCACTTCTTGACATGTTCAATAAAGATAATAGAGATGGATCTACCTATGATGCCTTCATTGTGATGCAAGCTATGAG GTGCTATCTACGATGTGGAGATATTGATTCTGCTGTTAAGATGTTTGAAGAGTACTCAAGCTCAAGATCCCCGCCTGCAGAGTTGTATGTG ACACTTGCTGAGGGAGCTATGATTGGGCATACTCCAAGAGGAATGCAACTTGCTCAAGAAACCata GAGAAAATGATTTCAAGAAATTTCTTCTTGAACCCCAGGATGGGAACTGATCTCCTACTTGCAGCTGCTGGTGAAAGG GATGGTGGATATACAATAGCGAATTATGTCTGGGATCTCCTGCAAAGCCGTAATATCACTCCATCACTTCCTGCTGTTGAAGCATACCACAAGGGTCTGAAG GAACGGGAAATTCCTTCTGATGATCCACGGCTTCTCAATGTTACCCGTGTTTTGGACAACCTGAGCCTCCGATCTGGACCAAGAAGAAATACTCG GATGCCGTTTTGCTGA
- the LOC133928427 gene encoding pentatricopeptide repeat-containing protein At4g35850, mitochondrial-like isoform X4, whose protein sequence is MRRRRRSRRGVARRLRRRSTTAGTTPKTHPSTTASSGPSSPSAGKPYLLRDAYDDMILDGVQPVRDTFHTLIVGTMKGSRLQDAFYFRDQMKQMGLQPDVNLYNFLISTCGKCKNSDAAIMLLEEMKAHGVKLKGETYICLLNALAATGRTDQVYAIVSDMSAAGLGLNKFCYAGLITAFKNKTPTTEETMAKILDFVEQSKGWQYIERVSKDSAENIMMNVSEEELYNLPTAEYVNRRGGFVFKQFTVYHVAIHACAELQSKETLEALLDMFNKDNRDGSTYDAFIVMQAMRCYLRCGDIDSAVKMFEEYSSSRSPPAELYVTLAEGAMIGHTPRGMQLAQETIEKMISRNFFLNPRMGTDLLLAAAGERDGGYTIANYVWDLLQSRNITPSLPAVEAYHKGLKEREIPSDDPRLLNVTRVLDNLSLRSGPRRNTRMPFC, encoded by the exons ATGCGGCGGCGTCGTCGTTCACGGCGTGGCGTGGCGCGGCGACTTCGACGGAGGAGTACAACCGCCGGAACTACGCCGAAAACGCATCCGAGTACAACAGCGTCATCGGGTCCCTCGTCGCCCAGCGCAGGCAA GCCCTACCTTCTGCGTGATGCTTATGATGACATGATACTTGACGGTGTGCAGCCCGTGCGCGACACATTCCACACACTCATAGTTGGTACCATGAAAGGCAGCCGGCTACAAGACGCGTTTTACTTCCGTGATCAGATGAAACAAATGGGCTTGCAGCCTGAT GTTAACCTGTACAACTTCTTGATCTCCACTTGTGGAAAATGCAAGAATTCAGATGCAGCCATCATG CTTTTAGAAGAAATGAAGGCACATGGCGTTAAGTTGAAAGGAGAAACCTACATTTGTCTATTGAATGCACTTGCAGCAACAGGTCGTACTGATCAAGT TTATGCCATAGTTAGTGATATGAGTGCTGCTGGTCTTGGATTAAACAAGTTTTGTTATGCTGGACTGATAACTGCATTCAAGAACAAGACACCAACCACCGAGGAGACTATGGCAAAG ATTCTTGACTTTGTCGAGCAGTCAAAAGGTTGGCAATATATTGAAAGAGTATCGAAGGACAGTGCAGAGAATATAATGATGAATGTGTCAGAGGAAGAGCTATATAACCTACCAACAGCGGAATATGTAAATAGACGAGGAGGATTTGTCTTTAAACAGTTTACAGTTTATCATGTTGCTATCCATGCTTGTGCAGAATTGCAGAGCAAAGAG ACACTTGAAGCACTTCTTGACATGTTCAATAAAGATAATAGAGATGGATCTACCTATGATGCCTTCATTGTGATGCAAGCTATGAG GTGCTATCTACGATGTGGAGATATTGATTCTGCTGTTAAGATGTTTGAAGAGTACTCAAGCTCAAGATCCCCGCCTGCAGAGTTGTATGTG ACACTTGCTGAGGGAGCTATGATTGGGCATACTCCAAGAGGAATGCAACTTGCTCAAGAAACCata GAGAAAATGATTTCAAGAAATTTCTTCTTGAACCCCAGGATGGGAACTGATCTCCTACTTGCAGCTGCTGGTGAAAGG GATGGTGGATATACAATAGCGAATTATGTCTGGGATCTCCTGCAAAGCCGTAATATCACTCCATCACTTCCTGCTGTTGAAGCATACCACAAGGGTCTGAAG GAACGGGAAATTCCTTCTGATGATCCACGGCTTCTCAATGTTACCCGTGTTTTGGACAACCTGAGCCTCCGATCTGGACCAAGAAGAAATACTCG GATGCCGTTTTGCTGA